AAGTGAGAGAGAAATCACAACATAGAATACATATCTAGAAGTAACTTACCTTAGTTAGCAGGCATTTAAACCTAGAATAGGCAATGAAACAGGCGCAGCGAAGGTGGAAGTTATCACCTTCACTTATTTACCTCCGGTCGAATAGCTACGAATGCGTTTTAACACTAAAGGCCCTCACGCTTGTGAAGGGCCGCCGATTTGACAGAAGTGGCAGTGGGCCAGCACGCCGCGACGGgaccgcccgcgcagccgtttaagtGGATTTAGATGATACCGCATGTAAAGAGGCTCCCGACGGAATTccgagcatgccccggtcatgcctcgtcagagcaattagcgatggtgcgtgtcctaaagagattcactttcgttggcacctaaatagctgactctgcttacttACCTAACCACggtgcatcaccggctaggatataattcactatctactaaattgttttggagaatcagacacattcactgtaattttgtgacgtgaggtgatctcaatcttgcaatcgtaccagaagcaagagaaatcctcacgtgaaatttgagataaggatgtatctaatagcttcaaattacgtgcataaaaattttttcgttaaaacggaacattccagctttcaaaagtaacggtaatgagaactatcatcctgtaactcccaagcttttttgtagcctaatttatttctggacagagggaccctccgtatctctgacttcttggatcttacaggaaaaaagagttcaaatttggtaagatttctagactttctgaagatgatataaagacaaactcactccctttctttattagaacaccacacaaaatcccatgtgcttctatctaacactattgTTCTTTTACTTATTCGCTAATTTCGACAGCTTATATCactctttgcatatttccttgtgactgcgcagttttctgcgtctctgtggctagaagaacatctaagacggttgtctgcgtcttcataaGCGACTGGAGCAtgacctcttcgaggtatgttcgcgtatccgccggcatatccactgggcacgttatgtctcggaggcattcgcggagaatccgccgggaccctctttaccgttccccgtgcagcgccgcatcttccgagccgctTTTCACagcaattataaaaaaatgaacggaatcacccctttgCCCAcagtctacgaccccatagAGGAACtgtccacttgaaatccgtatcagGCGAGATTCTTTAACTGCAACCTAATTGTAACCTGAACTTATTACGACCGAGTGTATGAGCGACATTTTCACAAAGATTGGTCGAACTACATTTTGTTTCACTGTTCTAAACGGCAAGTCTGTTCCTTTCCTCCGCAGAGAACTTTAAAATATTAATGGCTGGTACCAAAAAGACGGAATTAGAACAACTGTTGTCGATGCTCATCGCCTATTTGCTAGGACACATTATTAGGACAGGTATAGTACTTGTAGTTATTGTTGTAAATCCAAGGTCACATCATTTGAGTCTCATTAATCCAACAGAGCCTTAGGGAGTTATCAGGTAGGAACGACAAAGTATAAATCTAGCTTCCCCTCCAGAGCATCCAATGGTTGCAGAATGATAGAATTCGCGCCTTGTGCAAGTTCCTATTAGGCGTTGAATATGTTGTATTTTCCGCAGTGTACACACTTGCGCAAGAACCTACggcatataaaataatattttctgatcTTGAATACTACGTCACTGTAATTTTCCGTATGAACCGcgtgagttttcttttttctttacgatTTCTTTCGTTTGTAAGTTTACCTTGATTCCCTTTTATATGCTGAGACTGCTTTACGGCTGCGTACTCTtattgtgtgtgttttttcccCATATGAACAATATGTCTTTAGTGGaactcgtatctaaacttaaACTCGGCTGCGGGAGCCCCCACCCTTTTGGATCAATGCTAACGCGCCGCGAAATTCATAGTTGGCACTTCTTACTCTTTCTctgttcagttttcttctcaatgTTCCATTTGTTCTTGCATTTAAGAAACGTTAATTAAGCATTAACATTAAtcacatttaagaaaaaaaaaagacaacgatGGTGTGACGACAACATTGTTTTTGTGATATGGTTCAACCAAGGGTAACTAGACCTCAAAATTTGATCAAATAATTCATCACGAAGTGATAAGGATTCATTTTAATGAATACCTCACAAGTACTTCAAATACAGGAACACATTTCCAAACAGATCAACCGAATACGATAAAAGGCATGCTGAATTTGGAATTCAGAAACCTATAGTCAGCTCTTCAGTTCTAATGGATAACATATAtctcaaaacaaacaactgGAAATGAAATACGAAGAGAAAGCGACAAATGAGCAAATGTGATGAGGGTGTAGACGTCCAACGAAAATATGCATAATAGAATGGCCTTAACGCGTAATAAAATACACGTCAGCTCCCAACAAAGCTCCTAGAGACAGaatttatttgaacaaaataaattaacgGTATATATGCTGTAGTTAGCGTGCAAACAAAAATGATTTGCGAAATACACCTACAATAGGGAGTGATTTATTTAAAAgacataaaaattaaaacaattttaaggtggaagaaagcaaaaaagtaacAATTGGCAGAATAATTGTAACAAAACGAGATCTCAGCGGTGGATCTGGGACAGACCTTGCAGGGCGCATTCTCAAAGCATTAAGTGAGGGGAGATATTCATCAAGTATATCTAACCGTGaaggcatttcttttttcaaggtcCGAATATGCATGCCTTAGCATTTGAGTTGACCTGAAATGCTGCACATAAGACATGGGAGAGAAATTCACAACCGTGAAATAATAAGTTCTGCGTTGATCTATTCTTTATTCTGAAAACAGCGGAGGCATTCACAGATTTCACACTCCGACAACCCTTTGATGCGATAATGATGAATTTGTCCAAGTAAACGAACCATTTATCGTGGAGTCAAGAGGGTTCGGATGCATCCATGAAGCTATAAATCATTTCGCCGTATCAATCTTCCCATTTTTGATGGTGGTTCTCCCACTTCCAAAGCTCCCGATGACTCCTCCTTCAGTGCAGTCTTTCTATCCAATTTCGACAACGACCATTTGCTTCCTATGGTAAAAGAGCTACTGCATGCCTGAATACACAGACATTTTCATTACAGCCTTTCAAACACAACAACAATGGAACTCACTTTAGAAGGTGTTGATGGCGCACTTCTCACCTTTGGTGGAACAGCACTGGACCCTGTATCATTTAAATCTGATGAGTTCCATCGGGCTCTATCCAGATTAAGAGGAAGAACGATAGGTGTACTACTTTCAGAATCCAAAGTATGCACACGATGTGATCTCTTTCGAGTGCCGGTCAATGGGGTAGGTGTAAGTGGTggatcgttttcttttcggatTTGTGGTACCGgaataactctttttttcgtaacaCTCCGCGGAGTCGGGGAACGTATCTTTATGTCGACCGATCCCGACGGAGTAATTACCTGGAAATCAAAGttgctataaaataaaaagataaaaaagacaaaaaggtAATATaagatcatgatcatgattatataataacgagcttagtccgtgtgtgtgtgtgtgtgtgtgtgtgtgtgtgtgtgtgtgtgtgtgtgtgtgtgtgtgtgtgtgtgtgtgtgtgtgtgtgtgtgtgtgtgtgtgtgtgtgtgtgtgtgtgtgtgtgtgtgtgtgtgtgtgtgtgtgtgcgtgtgtgtgtgtgtgtgtgtgtgcgtgtgtgtgtgtgtgtgtgtgtgcgtgtgtgtgtgtgtgtgtgtgtgtgttatggggtgcgacgggtccgccggcgccagatacctatcgaagagggtgcgactgatccaccagcgtcggattggtgcgccggagcCAGATACCCATCgaagggggtgcgatgggtccactggcgccagatacctatagaagcgggtgcgacgggtccaccggcgccaaatacctatagaggcgggtgctacgggtccaccggcgtcggattggtgcgctggcaccagacagctataaaatgggttgcgacgagtcccgcggcgtcggattggtgagcaataacttcgtgtgcatgacgcaaaggatagatggttgcagctgTTTGATAGGAGTGGTCACTGGatgctttgcttttcatctctATGACTCTTTCGCGTGTctgtttccttcttcgttcgtctcacgtttgtagcatgccgttctcagaaagtggaaacacgcatgcaaacggctgcttaaatactagcaagatgtttatgtgatctgacgtggaacgttatctttatcagtaagatgatctctttcacgtcattttatgccaaaacatcattcgtTTATAACTGTCTGCGGAAAACAgtaggaaaacccatatttcgagtgatacttttaaattttgtctataatgtattggtaaggagtgttggaagctgaagttcgaatgtcctccaaatgtagaactgacgagtttagaaagaaaactgtgaaatctttcgcctctagttataatataaaaaaggaagaaagattgttggagatacacaagtccaatttcatagaaaacggctctaatattaattttcgttgatcagtgaaggtgagcgaagcaaacagcacagaaagtctgaagtccggctttaaccggacgttcagactggtaaaaaATAATACGGGAATAACCTGTTTACTAGGAGCTCATTATAGAAAGAAGAACTTGCGAAGAAAGGTGGCAGTAATTGGCAAGAATGCCTGTAGCCTAATTTCAGCACTCATGTAAAAACATCCGCGCTGACattagaaaaggaaattttcggCAATGATCACAATTATTAAAATGACGCAGCAGCTTAATCGTAGAAATTAAACAATCAAATACATGAAAGTGAAGCCTTTTCTACAGGAAAACCATCTTTAAGCGATTATTCTCTTTCGCATTGTGTTCACATAACAGCAGCGTGACTTCCATTCATTTTGAGATTtgattatctatttttttgcttgatcGAAAAAGGTGCCGGTGAGCGGATATTTGTGAAAGTTAGCAATCAAACCagataattaaatcaatttcAGCATTCCGCGTCACcgtagatttctttttttttgccttttttctgtCGTGTTAGTCTTTGTTCATTGTGATGGCAGATATTTTACGAGTCTttgttttctctattttcaaaTAGTAAATAGCTAATCAACATTATTTGACTGGACATTTATAAAGTAACGATAAAGCtacaactaaaaattaaaggaaaatgtATTCGTTGGTTGCAGATAAGAACCTATTTTACTGCTAACCTTATCCTCCACGTTAACACAAATTGATCGACACGGTCCTCTTCTGGTACGTGTCGTTGATGCACGTCGAACCGCAACACCGAGAGTGTGAGATGGGCTTGAACAGTCCTAAGGCAAAAACACAGTAGTAAACAAGGAAGTAATAACAATAGCCGCACTTGGTTTGGTGCGAAAAGCAGAGACACTACGATTGCGGATCTAGTGATCCGCTTCTCTGGAACAATTGTAGTGTCTCTGCTTTTCGGCGACTTGGAAAGACGCTGAAATGTGTTTGATCGAAACCAATGGACCCCCAAAGGAAGGGATATTTGAGCTTATAATAATATGACAAAGATGGACTCCATGGACCCTATTAACTATTTTAAGTTCATTTGTAAACTCAATAAACCTTATTGGTTCCTTGCGACATCGGAGCTGGTTGcatctcttcattttcgtTCCTACCTTCCTCTATATCAACAGCTTTGGGAGTTGTTTttatcttaaaaataaaaatcagttTTAAAATAGGAAACAATGAGCTCTTTGTGCACCTCAGCGCTGATGACTACTGTTTCCTCATCACTCTCGATCAGCTTAGGTGTATCGGATCTAGTCGGCTTGATTCGATCATCACATCCCTATAACACAAAAAATTACCAGCCTAATTAATGTCTGATGTCACTTAGGAACTCGAATGATACAAAAATTACGTTGGATTTCTTTACGCGATATCGTTCTTCTAATAAACGTTCTTCAGTGTGTGTCAGGAATCCTGGCCCACTGTATTCGACGActgaagcaaaaagaaagcagtagtgggataaaatataaataactcAAAAAACTATGTAATCACCTGAGAAGTGCGGATCTCTAGCGCCTTTGTAAACAATAGGAGTCCGGTATGTTCGAAGTTTTAGTGAAGCGGATGGAGAGATCCTAATCACAGTTTGAGGGTCGTCGACAAATACTTTGTCGATTGAAACGTTGTTCTCAATATATTTTTCCACGCAAGGGTGATCCGGTGGCAAGTCGATATATGGCGCATCGAAAGTTACCTGAGATCCAAAGAGATTGGATAAGAAATTTAAATCAGAAAGTTGAATAATAGAAGTAGAGAAccattcttcttcatctttgtaaagtaaagaataaagtttttgTAAAGAAGTATCTGTACTCATGGCAAacattaattctttttttttaacaccaACATCCATTACTCTCCTTTATTCTGCGTTCCTCcagcgttgaaaaaaaaacctcaaagtaaagaaaaaaactgacagtGATTGGTGTCGTACAGAATAAACAggcgtttttattttattggtcACTTGTAGTCAGTTACGTCGATTGAGTTgattttcctcgttttcatTCATCATTTCAAGTTCATGGGCGCTACGATCCACATACACACAAATGTTGAAGTTTAAACCTAGTTAATGAGGACACCAGTGTACTCGACGTTCCATTTAGAGCCGATACACAAGAGAAAATTCCATGGATTGAATGAAAGTGTTCGACATCTCATTAgagcagtttaaaaaaacgtgCTAATGAAAAGGTACATACGGTTATAGCTGTGACGTTGTCGGCTATATGATTTTTCCACTTACGTATTGCAGTTGCCACCAGAACTCTAGCCAAGTTGGTGTGCTTGTCACGATACTGTAACAAAACTGATAGGAAATAAACAGTGTTACAGAATTTTAACTACTTACAACTAAATCTTCACATCTGTTAACACCTAGCTGAGTGAtacattcttcttcatctaTGATTGCAGCAGTCTTAAACGAAGTTGTTTCCAAAGTAGCAAAAAGGTAAAAGAACTAGACAAGGTTTCTAGAAAAAGGTATGATGGAAATAGATAGGAGGAACGGTTCCTGAGGATTTCACTGATGAAACAACTGATAAAATTTGCTACcatgtagaaaacagcgcaccTCATTTGGTCCAAGAACATTTGTCAGACCGTCAGATGCGAGGACAAGACATACGTCTTCGGCTGTAAAGATATCGTTAACTATATGAACAGAATTGGGAAACAGCATGTATTCAAATGTGGTAGGTAAGTGAAGTGAGTCTAAGGTTGAGGATAAAAGCATAACGACTTCCTTCATCGAGACCTCTCACAGCTCTACGACATTTACTAGGTAGGTGAGTAGCGAGAGGTCTCGGCGAAGAAAGTCCTTCTGCTTTCTTCCTCAAGGTTACATTGACTTACGTTCAACAGAAAGTATGTAccgatgtatgtatgtaaccCAAAAAAGATACTTTGTAGGTCATGCTCGTCAACATTAGCACAAAACCAGAGGGTATGAACTGCAGTCTCATTTTCTTGTGCATATACAAAGAGTGAGAAACTTCAACTGCAAATTAGAATCGCACAAGTTTTGATGCGCTGACAAAACAtcatttcaagtttttttataTCATGTCTGTTTGCCATATTTCTgtttggcatgttgaatacatGTTCAAATACATGTTTCTACATGTGAAGCATTCCAAATGTTCTATTAAATTACATGACTACCGTTTTTATCAGTGCACACGCTTCTGCTTATAGTGAACGAGTAATGCAGGTGGTGAGTAATAGGGgtgaagaaatggaaacaagTAACCTGTGAGACAACGAAAATTAGTCGCACTGTCTTGGAAAATTTGACTAACGTTCGACTTTAACTTATATACATAGTTAATATCGACTAGAAAAAATGGACATTGTTTCCGAAATGTCTCAGCTTTTCCATTCATGGGAGTACTAACTGCAATATTGTATGTTACCCAATTATTGTAAATCATATTTCACATtattagaacaaaaaacttcTAACTTAAAGTTAACTTTATAAACGCAAAAACTTGCCTTTTAAAGGTTGAAAACTTAGGAATGAGAAAGGGAAAATTACGGAATAGGTACAAACAAACAGAGAACAGTGACATACGAGTTATTTCTCGAACCGCCAAATCAGGTTCCGGAGACACAGTAAATTCTTTGGTATCTTCACAGAAGGACCATATATCACCTAAGAATGAAGCATTTTTATTTGCGGCTGAATGGAAATGATATAGAAGTACTGAATACCTAAACTTCGAGACACCGCAAGAACGGGAATACTCTCCGTAGGCGTACCGCGCGTAACGGCATTTAGATAATGCTTGAGGGGACGAGTCCATACAACACGTTTTAAAGCCACCTGAAATAGACTTTCAATgcgaaaagatgaagaagaagagaataaaaacatcaGCTAAACTAGCAGTATGCAAAGAATCACCGATCCCCCTGCCTTACGGATCCTAGCCTGTTCAACTTCACTTTCAGGCTTGTGATCTACCGTTAGCCTAAGAGGAACAAGGTTCTCGGAATTGTCCTTGAGATCTGTaagaaaattcataaaataagAGGAATACAATACTAAAAGAAATAGCTGaagtcaaaatttttttttttttaaatatgggGATTTTTTGAGACAGGCGAGGCTTCAAACAGATATTCTTCTGAAGTTCGCGTTTTGGTTATTGAAGATGCTGACCATGAAAATCGGAAAAGTTGTGATGATATTGTCGATGTTTTCCGAGATGATCCAAAGATTCTGCTCTCTCGAAAGTTGTAGAATAAGCCAACTGTAAGCATAGGAGCGACAGGCAGGACCTGGATTCAtcaggtgaaggggtctagctcatcGGGTACAGCTCAACTGATGAGGATCCTTTCGACAACACCCAATACTGAAGGGAATAGGAGCACTGGGTCCGACTACCGCATTTGTGATTGTAAAGTGTTAGAAAGGATGGGGGATTCCGTAACAGATGTGTATGAAAGTTTCGACAACATCGACTTTTCTTTAAGATGACCATTATACCAAATCTCTCCAAGACAAAAAGCgtgaatatgaaaaatttgatttgcaGATTGAAGATCTGTGGCTATTTCATTTGACAAAACTAGGTATTCATCAAAGCACAAGAGTAACTTTAGCGTGACACTGCATCGTATCGTAACTTCCttggccttttttttttatttttagagacctttcaaaaaccaaaacaatattatgatcatgctatataataacgtgcttagtccgtgtgtgtgtttgtttgtttgtttgcttgtttgtttgtctgtgtgtcacgaaaatactccataatgatgcaaaagtcttcaccggtgaggtgccgaaccattgccatgcacctgataggcgagcattctacctTTCCACCATTGTCCCAAACTGTGCCGTTATGTATgctggctttgataaggcaggTTAGTTTCTCTCTTATGTTAGTGAATGAACTTAAAGTAAAACTTTAATGtcaatgtatacttccaaatttgctagCATTCACGCtctataataacgggcttattctgtcacgtgtgtgcatctctgtatgtgtgtgtcttattcaagaaattccaaaaagagagggagactgtggcgtcggtttggtgcgccgaaacctcaacgcggtaaaattgggtgagacggtaatacggcgtcgaattcgtgccctaGAGCCAgacagctgtaaaatggggtgggacgggtcccactggGTTGAAATGCTATAGAGTGGGGAGGGACGGGTTCAACTGCGTCGttttggtgcgcgggagcccagcatgtctcctgatgctgctaacatccttgaaaaagaggaaacacacgtgcgaacggttgatcaaatgcaatacatagtagccaacagtttacgcgatctgacgtacgacgttatttttatcactacgatagtgatattcacgttatTCCAaattagcacatcattctttgctaatagttgagaatgGAGGAGACTCATAAttcgaatgttttcaaatcgtggaggtttgagagaaatatagatgtaaaattaagctggattgctctccaaatatagaaccgtttaggaaaaaaccataaaatctttcatctatacttaaattttcgggtaaaaaaatcaagaaagcgttgatagaaaaaagcaataatagttttccaaaaatatgtagtcgctactgttatttctgttatttcttattgatcggtgaaggcgagcgaagcgaacaccaaaataagcctgaagtccgggcttattctgtcacgtgtgtgtgtgtgtgtgtgtgtgtgtgtgtgtatgtgtatgtgtgtgtgtgtgtgtgtgtgagtcacgaaattcaaaaagaggagtgcgacgggtccaccggcgtcgagttggtgcctcgacggtagaaagctataaaagtGGGTAAGACTGGTCcacaggcgccagatacctatagaaagagatgtgacgggtccaccggcgccagatacctatggaagggggtgcggcggatcatcaaaatggtgcgcaatgacttcgtgtgcatgtcgcaagaggtaaatgggat
This window of the Necator americanus strain Aroian chromosome III, whole genome shotgun sequence genome carries:
- a CDS encoding hypothetical protein (NECATOR_CHRIII.G8890.T1), which gives rise to MSRLQASSPMSFWENFRSPASWPKTPSGYPNTAGTTASIAIIKNGKIYTGHVGDSAIILFKRSYLKDNSENLVPLRLTVDHKPESEVEQARIRKAGGSVALKRVVWTRPLKHYLNAVTRGTPTESIPVLAVSRSLGDIWSFCEDTKEFTVSPEPDLAVREITPEDVCLVLASDGLTNVLGPNETAAIIDEEECITQLGVNRCEDLVYRDKHTNLARVLVATAIRKWKNHIADNVTAITVTFDAPYIDLPPDHPCVEKYIENNVSIDKVFVDDPQTVIRISPSASLKLRTYRTPIVYKGARDPHFSVVEYSGPGFLTHTEERLLEERYRVKKSNGCDDRIKPTRSDTPKLIESDEETVVISAEIKTTPKAVDIEEGRNENEEMQPAPMSQGTNKDCSSPSHTLGVAVRRASTTRTRRGPCRSICVNVEDKVITPSGSVDIKIRSPTPRSVTKKRVIPVPQIRKENDPPLTPTPLTGTRKRSHRVHTLDSESSTPIVLPLNLDRARWNSSDLNDTGSSAVPPKVRSAPSTPSKACSSSFTIGSKWSLSKLDRKTALKEESSGALEVNSNAKACIFGP
- a CDS encoding hypothetical protein (NECATOR_CHRIII.G8890.T2), translating into MAMVRHLTDLKDNSENLVPLRLTVDHKPESEVEQARIRKAGGSVALKRVVWTRPLKHYLNAVTRGTPTESIPVLAVSRSLGDIWSFCEDTKEFTVSPEPDLAVREITPEDVCLVLASDGLTNVLGPNETAAIIDEEECITQLGVNRCEDLVYRDKHTNLARVLVATAIRKWKNHIADNVTAITVTFDAPYIDLPPDHPCVEKYIENNVSIDKVFVDDPQTVIRISPSASLKLRTYRTPIVYKGARDPHFSVVEYSGPGFLTHTEERLLEERYRVKKSNGCDDRIKPTRSDTPKLIESDEETVVISAEIKTTPKAVDIEEGRNENEEMQPAPMSQGTNKDCSSPSHTLGVAVRRASTTRTRRGPCRSICVNVEDKVITPSGSVDIKIRSPTPRSVTKKRVIPVPQIRKENDPPLTPTPLTGTRKRSHRVHTLDSESSTPIVLPLNLDRARWNSSDLNDTGSSAVPPKVRSAPSTPSKACSSSFTIGSKWSLSKLDRKTALKEESSGALEVGEPPSKMGRLIRRNDL